A genomic window from Lentibacter algarum includes:
- the regB gene encoding sensor histidine kinase RegB, giving the protein MQSDNTPQPSPAYPLPEGLRRGSYIRLRTIIWLRWAAVFGQLAALFVAEHYYNLRLEVSLFYLVIGASVLANLIAMFVFPQNRRLSEPENFFMVLFDLLQLGALLFLAGGLNNPFSVLIVGPVAVSAAVLSTRSTITLGLITVLIASVLSQFYYPLRTDQGYILRIPEIFIFGTWAAVIIAVTFLGVYVRRIALDANAMSEAFQAAQLALSREQKLTDLGGVVAAAAHELGTPLATIKLTSSELLDEFPEGSELREDIQLIVDQTDRCRDILRSMGRAGKDDIYMRQAPVTTVVQDAASPHIGRGRDIHFHEESADGTPQPEIYRKPEIIHGLRNLVQNAVDFSRTNVWVETIWSADSITVRIQDDGGGFPPGMIGRIGDPFMRRRTNAQDRARKTAYEGMGLGLFIAKTLLERSGAELNFANGPNHSQQTDSESHRSGALVIVRWKNDDIAIDKSEGRTPLGANRPIEI; this is encoded by the coding sequence ATGCAATCGGACAATACGCCTCAACCATCCCCCGCCTATCCACTGCCTGAGGGCTTGCGCCGCGGAAGCTATATTCGCTTGCGGACAATCATCTGGCTCAGATGGGCTGCCGTCTTTGGCCAACTCGCCGCGCTTTTTGTGGCAGAGCACTATTATAACCTGCGCCTTGAAGTTAGCCTGTTTTATCTCGTGATCGGGGCCTCGGTTCTGGCAAACCTGATTGCAATGTTTGTGTTCCCTCAAAACCGCCGTCTTTCAGAGCCGGAAAACTTCTTTATGGTTCTGTTTGATTTGTTGCAGCTCGGCGCGCTGCTTTTTCTTGCAGGCGGACTAAACAATCCGTTTTCCGTTCTGATTGTCGGGCCCGTCGCCGTATCGGCCGCGGTGCTCTCCACGCGAAGCACAATCACCCTCGGGCTGATCACTGTCCTGATAGCCTCTGTCCTCAGCCAGTTCTATTACCCCCTGCGCACAGACCAAGGCTATATATTGCGGATTCCCGAGATATTCATCTTCGGCACCTGGGCCGCCGTAATCATCGCTGTAACCTTTCTGGGCGTCTACGTCCGTCGCATTGCGCTGGATGCCAATGCCATGTCGGAGGCCTTTCAGGCAGCACAGCTCGCCCTCTCCCGCGAACAAAAATTGACAGACCTTGGCGGGGTTGTCGCCGCTGCCGCGCATGAGCTCGGCACCCCTCTGGCGACAATCAAGCTCACCAGCTCCGAGTTGCTCGACGAGTTCCCTGAAGGCAGCGAGCTGCGCGAAGACATCCAACTGATCGTAGACCAAACCGATAGGTGTCGCGACATTCTGCGCTCAATGGGACGCGCTGGCAAAGACGACATCTACATGCGCCAAGCCCCCGTCACCACTGTGGTCCAAGATGCGGCCAGCCCACACATCGGCCGCGGGCGCGATATTCATTTCCACGAAGAAAGCGCCGACGGAACACCTCAACCCGAAATTTACCGCAAGCCTGAAATTATCCATGGCCTGCGCAACCTCGTCCAGAATGCTGTCGACTTTTCACGCACCAATGTCTGGGTCGAAACGATTTGGAGCGCCGATAGCATCACCGTCAGAATTCAGGACGACGGCGGCGGCTTCCCGCCTGGAATGATCGGGCGCATCGGAGATCCTTTCATGCGGCGGCGCACCAACGCACAAGATCGCGCCCGCAAAACCGCTTACGAAGGCATGGGCCTTGGCCTGTTTATTGCCAAGACATTGTTGGAGCGGTCCGGCGCAGAACTCAACTTTGCCAACGGCCCAAACCACAGCCAGCAAACAGACTCAGAGTCACACCGTTCGGGCGCACTTGTTATTGTGCGCTGGAAAAATGACGATATCGCAATTGACAAAAGCGAGGGCCGCACACCCCTCGGCGCCAATCGACCAATCGAGATCTAA
- a CDS encoding SCO family protein, protein MSRNLAIGAAVAAGALLIGTFGYTYFAGGSGDKFAECRIGAVAGGTSAIGGPFELVDETGKTVTDKDVITKPTLLYFGYTFCPDVCPLDTSRNGEAAVLLEERGYDVGTAFISIDPERDTPESLAEFTGVMHPEMLGLTGSAEQVKAASMAYRTYFKKQDPEEGDEFYLVDHSTFTYLVTPEQGFIDFFKRDESPEQMADRVQCFVDKL, encoded by the coding sequence ATGTCACGGAATTTGGCGATTGGAGCGGCCGTAGCCGCTGGAGCCCTCCTGATTGGAACCTTTGGATACACATATTTTGCAGGTGGTTCGGGCGACAAATTTGCGGAATGCCGCATTGGTGCTGTCGCGGGCGGTACATCTGCAATTGGCGGGCCATTCGAGCTTGTGGACGAGACGGGCAAGACCGTAACGGATAAAGACGTTATCACTAAGCCGACGCTGCTTTATTTTGGTTATACGTTCTGCCCAGATGTCTGCCCGCTCGACACCTCTCGCAACGGCGAAGCGGCCGTGCTCCTAGAAGAGCGCGGATATGATGTTGGCACGGCGTTTATTTCGATTGATCCTGAGCGAGACACGCCTGAGTCATTGGCCGAATTTACTGGTGTGATGCACCCTGAAATGCTCGGGCTGACGGGCTCTGCTGAGCAGGTAAAGGCGGCAAGTATGGCGTATCGCACCTATTTCAAGAAGCAAGACCCAGAAGAAGGCGACGAGTTTTATCTCGTGGACCACTCCACCTTCACCTACCTTGTGACGCCAGAGCAGGGCTTTATCGACTTTTTTAAGCGCGATGAAAGTCCTGAGCAAATGGCTGATCGGGTGCAGTGCTTTGTGGATAAGCTGTAA
- a CDS encoding ActR/PrrA/RegA family redox response regulator transcription factor: protein MSEEPLDIGEDKSLLLVDDDEPFLRRLAKAMEKRGFEVETAGSVVAGKAIATARPPAYAVCDLRLEDGNGLDVVEVIREKRPDSRVVVLTGYGAIATAVAAVKIGATDYLSKPADARDITNALLANGGELPPPPENPMSADRVRWEHIQRVYELCDRNVSETARRLNMHRRTLQRILAKRSPK from the coding sequence GTGTCGGAAGAGCCTCTTGATATCGGGGAAGACAAATCCCTGTTGCTTGTTGATGATGACGAGCCGTTTTTGCGCCGTTTGGCCAAGGCCATGGAAAAGCGCGGGTTTGAAGTCGAGACCGCTGGGTCTGTTGTTGCTGGAAAAGCGATCGCGACTGCGCGCCCCCCTGCTTATGCAGTCTGTGATTTGCGTCTAGAGGACGGAAACGGCCTCGACGTGGTTGAAGTAATCCGTGAGAAGCGCCCCGATAGCCGCGTTGTTGTGCTGACAGGCTATGGTGCGATTGCCACGGCTGTGGCGGCTGTAAAGATCGGCGCGACCGATTACCTGAGCAAGCCTGCAGACGCGCGTGATATTACAAATGCGCTTTTGGCCAATGGTGGAGAATTGCCGCCACCGCCCGAAAATCCGATGAGTGCGGACCGTGTGCGCTGGGAGCATATCCAGCGAGTGTATGAGTTGTGTGACCGCAATGTGAGCGAAACTGCACGGCGGCTGAATATGCACCGCCGCACGCTTCAACGCATTCTGGCCAAGCGCAGCCCCAAATAG
- a CDS encoding glycosyltransferase 61 family protein, whose product MSAEAIDPPSPKGGWSQSVREYERARVVPPQELDGRILYTGVFDSEGALLPMAATWRRDELITYAPSLPAEAEAQLAGKWLWGGVLYHHFGHFQMQSIARLWAVRKYRDEIEGIVFVTRGQAELLPFARDYLRLLIGDVPVRVVNAVTDIEALVVPGQGFGLGKIASGTRVFRRYVAAEFARDVAAEGPRDLFISRSLQPVDKGGFLGEELLDARMEEAGYTVFWPEEHGLEEQIARYKAARRVVALDGSALHLFAMVARAEQKAAVILRRERVASRSLRRHMAAFMGAKPLTINALSEGAEVSLGKKRAISALDFEMIGRLLKRHGFIKRGVAWGPLTEAELDLISAGESA is encoded by the coding sequence GTGAGCGCTGAGGCGATAGATCCGCCAAGCCCCAAGGGCGGCTGGTCCCAATCTGTGCGAGAGTACGAGCGTGCGCGCGTTGTGCCGCCGCAAGAGCTTGATGGCCGTATTCTTTACACAGGTGTTTTTGACAGCGAGGGCGCTCTATTGCCTATGGCCGCGACATGGCGGCGCGATGAATTGATCACCTATGCCCCGAGCCTGCCAGCAGAAGCCGAGGCGCAGCTTGCGGGCAAGTGGCTTTGGGGCGGGGTGCTTTACCACCATTTTGGACATTTCCAGATGCAAAGCATTGCTCGGCTTTGGGCTGTGCGAAAATACCGTGACGAGATTGAGGGGATTGTTTTTGTAACTCGGGGGCAGGCCGAGCTGCTCCCTTTTGCACGGGACTATCTGCGCCTTTTAATTGGAGATGTCCCTGTGCGTGTCGTAAACGCAGTCACGGATATCGAAGCGCTTGTTGTTCCGGGTCAGGGCTTTGGTCTTGGAAAAATTGCTTCTGGTACGCGTGTATTCCGACGCTATGTCGCCGCAGAGTTTGCCCGCGATGTTGCGGCTGAGGGGCCGAGAGATTTGTTTATCTCGCGCTCGCTTCAACCCGTAGACAAGGGCGGCTTTCTTGGCGAAGAGCTGCTGGATGCGCGTATGGAGGAGGCGGGCTATACTGTCTTCTGGCCAGAAGAACACGGGCTGGAGGAGCAGATCGCCCGCTACAAGGCGGCGCGACGGGTTGTGGCGCTTGATGGGTCGGCGCTTCATTTGTTTGCGATGGTGGCGCGGGCGGAGCAGAAGGCCGCTGTGATCCTGCGGCGCGAGCGCGTGGCGAGCCGCTCTCTTAGGCGGCATATGGCTGCGTTTATGGGCGCCAAGCCACTCACGATTAACGCTCTTTCGGAAGGTGCAGAAGTAAGCCTTGGCAAGAAGCGCGCGATCAGTGCGCTTGACTTTGAAATGATTGGCAGGCTCCTGAAGCGGCACGGGTTTATCAAGCGAGGCGTTGCTTGGGGGCCACTCACAGAGGCCGAGCTGGACCTTATCAGTGCAGGAGAAAGCGCATAA
- a CDS encoding GNAT family N-acetyltransferase encodes MHIRPASAVDARSLSELLNEIIALGGTTALKTLTKADMISWIVSNPAEYAFLIAEDERGDALGFQAIGPRKTLPPEACDIATFTRSGKAQLGIGSALFSATEKKAKALGYRWINATILNQNTGGQAYYQSRGFERYKHTSERVFMRFLLH; translated from the coding sequence ATGCACATTCGCCCTGCCAGCGCTGTCGATGCCCGTAGTCTTTCCGAGCTGCTCAACGAGATCATTGCTTTGGGAGGTACAACCGCACTTAAAACGCTCACAAAGGCGGATATGATCTCATGGATCGTCTCTAATCCTGCCGAATATGCCTTTTTAATAGCCGAAGACGAGCGCGGCGACGCCCTTGGCTTCCAAGCCATTGGTCCACGAAAGACCTTGCCGCCTGAAGCCTGCGACATCGCAACATTCACTCGTTCTGGAAAGGCACAGCTCGGCATAGGGTCGGCCCTCTTCAGCGCCACAGAAAAAAAAGCTAAAGCCCTCGGCTATCGCTGGATCAACGCAACCATCTTGAACCAAAACACAGGTGGGCAGGCCTATTACCAGTCTCGAGGATTTGAGCGCTATAAGCACACATCAGAGCGTGTTTTTATGCGCTTTCTCCTGCACTGA
- a CDS encoding HD family hydrolase, whose protein sequence is MAKSAPKQARAWQRMLSGRRLDLLDPTPMDIEIEDIAHGLAFVARWNGQTQGDFAYSVAEHSLLVEALFARIVPAAEPKWKLAALLHDAPEYVIGDMISPVKNAVGPGYEELDERLTAAIHIRFGLPAKTPPLIKKQIKKADRLSAWLEATQIAGFSVAESDKLFGKPDPALLEGLSISLRPPVEVREDFTARHKMLLAEIG, encoded by the coding sequence ATGGCAAAATCCGCACCAAAACAAGCCCGCGCTTGGCAGCGTATGCTCTCAGGCCGCAGGCTTGATCTGCTTGACCCCACTCCGATGGACATCGAAATCGAAGATATCGCTCACGGCCTCGCCTTTGTTGCGCGCTGGAATGGCCAGACTCAGGGTGATTTCGCCTATTCCGTCGCCGAGCATTCCCTGCTTGTCGAGGCGCTCTTTGCTCGGATCGTGCCCGCCGCCGAGCCCAAGTGGAAGCTCGCAGCCCTCCTGCATGACGCTCCTGAATATGTGATCGGGGACATGATCTCCCCTGTAAAAAACGCTGTTGGCCCTGGCTATGAGGAACTTGACGAGCGCCTCACGGCCGCCATTCACATTCGCTTCGGCTTGCCTGCCAAAACGCCACCACTCATCAAAAAACAGATCAAAAAGGCCGACAGGCTGTCAGCGTGGCTTGAGGCAACTCAAATCGCAGGCTTTTCAGTGGCAGAATCCGACAAACTTTTCGGAAAGCCTGACCCCGCTCTCCTTGAAGGCCTCAGCATTTCTTTGCGCCCGCCCGTTGAGGTCCGCGAAGATTTCACGGCGCGGCACAAAATGCTGCTTGCCGAGATCGGTTGA
- the ahcY gene encoding adenosylhomocysteinase gives MSNDYIVKDIALADFGRKELNIAETEMPGLMALRKEYGEDKPLKGARIVGSLHMTIQTAVLIETLVELGADVRWASCNIFSTQDHAAAAIAQSGVPVFAIKGQSLEEHWDYLDRSFMFPEGANMILDDGGDATLYVLLGARMEAGEDVLAVPTSEEEEVIKAQIKKRMAETPGWFAKTRDAIKGVSEETTTGVHRLYDLHKKGQLPFPAINVNDSVTKSKFDNKYGCKESLVDGIRRATDTMMAGKVAVVMGYGDVGKGSAASLSGAGARVIVTEVDPICALQAAMDGYQVTTLEDVVATADIFVTTTGNKDVIRIEHMREMKDMAIVGNIGHFDNEIQVASLKNHKWTNIKEQVDMIEMPNGNRLILLSEGRLLNLGNATGHPSFVMSASFTNQVLAQMELWLKGEEYQPGVYILPKHLDEKVARLHLDRIGVKLSKLDKEQADYIGVSTEGPFKPEHYRY, from the coding sequence ATGTCCAACGACTATATTGTAAAAGACATCGCGCTTGCGGACTTCGGCCGCAAAGAGCTCAATATTGCAGAAACTGAGATGCCGGGGCTTATGGCTCTGCGCAAGGAGTATGGCGAAGACAAGCCGCTCAAGGGCGCGCGTATTGTTGGCTCACTTCATATGACAATTCAAACCGCGGTTTTGATTGAAACGCTGGTCGAGCTTGGCGCGGATGTCCGTTGGGCATCATGTAATATTTTCTCAACACAAGACCATGCGGCAGCCGCTATTGCACAATCTGGTGTGCCTGTGTTTGCGATCAAGGGTCAGTCACTTGAGGAGCATTGGGACTATCTTGACCGCTCGTTCATGTTCCCCGAGGGCGCGAATATGATCCTCGATGATGGCGGCGACGCGACACTTTATGTGCTGCTCGGCGCACGTATGGAAGCGGGCGAAGATGTGCTTGCGGTTCCAACGTCTGAAGAAGAAGAAGTGATCAAGGCGCAAATCAAGAAGCGCATGGCCGAAACACCCGGCTGGTTTGCCAAAACACGTGATGCGATTAAAGGCGTTTCAGAAGAGACAACAACCGGCGTTCACCGCCTCTATGATCTGCACAAAAAAGGCCAGCTGCCTTTCCCTGCGATCAACGTGAACGACTCTGTTACCAAGTCAAAGTTTGATAACAAATACGGCTGTAAAGAGAGCCTTGTTGACGGTATCCGCCGCGCGACCGACACGATGATGGCGGGTAAAGTAGCGGTTGTTATGGGCTATGGCGACGTTGGCAAAGGCTCTGCGGCAAGCCTGAGCGGCGCTGGTGCGCGTGTGATTGTGACGGAAGTTGATCCGATCTGTGCGCTTCAAGCTGCCATGGACGGCTATCAGGTGACGACATTGGAAGATGTTGTGGCGACTGCTGATATCTTTGTGACAACAACAGGCAACAAAGACGTGATCCGCATCGAGCATATGCGCGAAATGAAGGACATGGCGATTGTCGGGAACATCGGTCACTTCGATAACGAGATTCAAGTCGCCAGCCTGAAGAACCACAAGTGGACCAATATCAAAGAGCAGGTCGATATGATCGAAATGCCCAATGGTAACCGTTTGATCCTCCTGTCTGAGGGCCGCCTTTTGAATCTTGGCAATGCGACGGGACATCCTTCGTTTGTGATGTCTGCTTCGTTCACAAACCAAGTTTTGGCGCAAATGGAACTTTGGCTGAAAGGCGAAGAGTATCAGCCCGGTGTCTACATTTTGCCCAAGCATCTGGACGAAAAGGTTGCGCGTCTGCACCTCGATCGTATCGGCGTGAAGCTTTCAAAACTCGACAAAGAGCAAGCTGATTATATTGGTGTGAGCACAGAAGGGCCGTTCAAGCCCGAGCACTACCGCTACTAA
- a CDS encoding GNAT family N-acetyltransferase — protein MKKKVYTKPDSASLTMPCGNKVDLARPRSDGIMTDQELAFCRAKGVSLAYDPVQIGWISALAEDDFSPIFRKNERTPRNAVAYKPQVNALHPQYRLRPWTSGDLPVYMSLLDDADVWTYVTEEYPDPLTEEEAAALIELSNASNHHQVFAVLRNTKPVGQVRLLFDVDPLNPATAEISYWLGREHWGKGIGSDIVRLFTKRCFADNIGITKLIARVHRDNGASSAILTKTGYLLQGHDPKDQGWTLFAKHRTT, from the coding sequence ATGAAAAAGAAGGTTTATACCAAACCAGACAGCGCCTCCCTCACAATGCCTTGCGGGAACAAAGTTGACCTCGCTCGCCCTCGCAGCGACGGTATCATGACAGATCAAGAGCTTGCATTCTGCCGCGCCAAAGGCGTGTCTCTCGCTTATGATCCTGTACAGATCGGATGGATTTCCGCTTTGGCAGAAGACGACTTTTCGCCCATATTCCGCAAAAACGAGCGCACCCCGCGCAACGCGGTCGCCTATAAGCCTCAGGTTAATGCGCTCCACCCTCAATACCGCCTCAGACCATGGACGAGTGGTGATTTGCCTGTCTACATGTCCCTCCTCGATGATGCTGACGTCTGGACCTACGTGACAGAGGAATACCCAGACCCGCTCACAGAAGAAGAAGCCGCAGCTTTAATCGAGCTGTCCAATGCGAGCAATCATCATCAGGTGTTTGCGGTGTTGCGCAATACCAAACCAGTGGGACAAGTGCGCCTGCTGTTTGATGTCGATCCGCTCAATCCTGCCACAGCAGAAATCAGTTATTGGCTTGGCCGTGAACACTGGGGAAAGGGTATTGGCTCCGACATTGTTCGCCTCTTCACAAAGCGCTGCTTTGCAGACAACATCGGGATCACCAAGCTGATCGCTCGTGTCCATCGCGACAACGGCGCCTCAAGCGCGATCCTTACAAAGACGGGTTATCTGCTCCAAGGCCATGACCCGAAAGACCAAGGCTGGACCCTTTTCGCCAAGCATCGCACCACATAA
- a CDS encoding IS6 family transposase, with protein sequence MNIPTHMLRLKGFRYPREIIAYAVWAYHRFALSTADVEDLLAARGVVVSREAIRLWVNRFGQHFVNCIRRDRPQPNDKWHLDEVVITIRGKKHWLWRAIDANGDVLDILVQTRRNAKAAKRFFQRLITLFGEPRVVITDKLRSYIQPISKLAPGADHRAHKGLNNAIEVSHRPTRKREKIFGRFKSHRQAQRFLSAHDQINLIFRPRRYQLNATSYRHARTDAFNLWSDYTAEMAA encoded by the coding sequence ATGAACATTCCGACCCATATGCTGCGCCTGAAAGGCTTCCGCTACCCCCGCGAGATCATTGCTTACGCGGTTTGGGCGTACCATCGCTTTGCACTGAGCACGGCGGATGTCGAGGACCTGTTGGCAGCGCGGGGCGTGGTTGTCAGCCGTGAGGCGATCCGGCTATGGGTCAATCGCTTTGGGCAACATTTCGTAAACTGCATCCGCCGGGATCGACCGCAACCGAACGACAAATGGCATCTTGACGAAGTCGTTATTACAATCCGTGGCAAGAAACATTGGTTGTGGCGCGCGATCGACGCAAATGGCGACGTGCTCGATATTCTCGTGCAAACACGCCGAAACGCAAAGGCCGCAAAGCGGTTCTTCCAAAGATTGATCACCCTGTTCGGCGAACCACGGGTCGTGATCACCGACAAGTTGCGCAGTTACATCCAGCCCATCAGTAAACTGGCACCGGGCGCGGATCATCGCGCCCACAAGGGTTTGAACAATGCGATCGAAGTGTCGCACAGGCCGACGCGTAAACGAGAGAAAATATTTGGCCGATTCAAATCCCACCGGCAGGCTCAAAGGTTTCTGTCAGCACATGACCAGATCAACCTGATCTTCCGACCGCGCCGCTATCAACTGAACGCAACCTCATACCGCCACGCCCGCACTGATGCGTTCAACCTCTGGTCCGATTACACCGCCGAAATGGCGGCATGA
- a CDS encoding DSD1 family PLP-dependent enzyme — protein sequence MPDPRLSALPTPCLLVDEAKMKRNIDRLSAQATALGVSLRPHLKTTKSVDAARYVLTGGNGPATVSTLAEAEAFARVGVTDIIYAVGITAPKLDRVIALHRSGCNLIVLLDNVVQAQAVATASRSSSIAIPALIEIDCDGHRSGLTFDDPTLLDVGRILTQGGAALHGVLCHAGGSYGAVGVAAQAKCAEQERLAVVNAAEALRGAGLQCPVVSVGSTPTAHAAQDLTGVTEMRAGVYVFFDLVMAGIEVCCIDDIALSVLTTVIGYQSTRGWIICDAGWMAMSRDRGTAAQDVDQGYGIVCDSAGVPIPGLIMVQANQEHGVIARRPDFKGAVPAIPVGTQLRILPNHACATAAQHSGYNVIPETPEATLMNWPRFGGW from the coding sequence ATGCCCGATCCCCGTTTGTCAGCTCTGCCCACACCGTGCCTTTTGGTCGATGAGGCCAAGATGAAACGCAACATTGATCGTTTGTCCGCGCAGGCAACGGCCCTTGGGGTTTCACTACGCCCTCATCTCAAAACGACCAAAAGCGTGGATGCGGCGCGTTATGTGCTGACGGGCGGGAATGGGCCAGCCACCGTATCCACCCTTGCAGAGGCCGAAGCCTTTGCGAGGGTTGGTGTTACCGATATCATATATGCGGTCGGGATCACCGCACCCAAACTTGACCGCGTGATCGCCTTGCACCGATCAGGGTGCAACCTGATTGTCCTACTGGATAACGTGGTACAAGCGCAGGCAGTAGCAACCGCATCACGTAGTTCAAGCATTGCGATCCCAGCGTTGATCGAAATTGACTGCGACGGCCACCGCAGTGGGCTGACCTTTGATGATCCGACTTTGCTGGATGTTGGGCGGATCCTGACGCAAGGTGGTGCTGCGTTGCATGGTGTCTTGTGTCACGCGGGCGGCAGTTACGGCGCTGTTGGTGTTGCAGCGCAGGCCAAATGTGCAGAGCAGGAACGGCTTGCAGTGGTGAATGCAGCCGAGGCGTTGCGCGGGGCTGGGCTGCAATGTCCCGTGGTGAGTGTTGGCTCGACCCCAACGGCACATGCCGCACAGGATCTTACGGGTGTCACCGAAATGCGCGCAGGTGTTTATGTCTTTTTTGATTTGGTTATGGCGGGCATAGAGGTCTGCTGCATCGATGATATTGCGCTAAGCGTCTTGACGACCGTCATCGGGTACCAATCCACGCGAGGCTGGATCATCTGTGACGCGGGCTGGATGGCAATGTCACGTGATCGCGGCACGGCTGCTCAAGATGTTGACCAAGGGTATGGCATTGTCTGCGATAGCGCAGGCGTTCCGATCCCGGGATTAATCATGGTGCAGGCCAATCAGGAACATGGCGTCATCGCGCGTCGACCCGATTTCAAAGGCGCGGTGCCTGCAATACCTGTGGGCACGCAACTTCGTATTTTACCCAACCATGCTTGCGCCACCGCTGCGCAGCACAGTGGCTACAATGTTATTCCTGAAACGCCTGAGGCGACGTTAATGAACTGGCCACGCTTTGGCGGATGGTAA
- a CDS encoding GlxA family transcriptional regulator produces the protein MNNDTGKSPTRPDIVPAGAFSFPVQDPADTRWFGFLLLPEFTLLAFSAALDPLRIANQLAQKPLYGWLIFSQDGTAVSSSSGIDIGVHASLDDLKPDTYLFVCSGNNGTKIASDTILGQVRRHARFGGKLGGVCTGAATLARAGLLKGKKFTLHWENQPGFAETFPDLTPTPQRFEQDGDLLTCGGGVAATEMMISIIAQDYGEEFAIAVSDMCLNGPDITTRSEQRSSIAKAISSRNPRVLAVLRAMYDNIETPLTLDELAQHAGISRRQIERQFKQLLDEAPAQTYRNIRLDRARTLLMETDLTVLEVAMAAGFNSNGVFSRHFKTRYGETPYGHRGHKKSNSS, from the coding sequence ATGAACAATGACACGGGGAAATCTCCTACACGACCAGACATCGTACCTGCAGGCGCGTTCAGCTTTCCTGTGCAAGACCCCGCCGATACCCGTTGGTTCGGGTTTCTGCTTCTTCCTGAATTTACCTTGCTCGCCTTTAGTGCAGCTCTTGATCCATTGCGCATTGCTAACCAACTCGCGCAAAAACCGCTTTATGGATGGCTCATCTTTTCCCAGGATGGCACCGCTGTTTCATCCTCCTCAGGAATCGACATCGGCGTACATGCCAGCCTCGACGATCTGAAACCGGACACATACCTTTTTGTGTGTTCCGGGAATAACGGCACCAAAATCGCGTCTGATACTATTCTTGGTCAAGTGCGCCGTCATGCTCGCTTTGGAGGAAAGCTTGGCGGCGTCTGCACAGGTGCCGCGACACTCGCACGCGCAGGTTTGTTGAAAGGCAAGAAATTCACTCTGCACTGGGAAAATCAACCCGGCTTTGCTGAGACCTTTCCTGATTTGACACCAACGCCACAACGCTTTGAGCAGGACGGTGATCTGCTGACCTGCGGCGGGGGTGTTGCTGCGACTGAAATGATGATCTCAATCATCGCGCAGGACTATGGCGAAGAGTTCGCTATCGCAGTCTCTGACATGTGTTTGAATGGACCAGACATCACGACGCGCAGCGAACAACGTTCCTCAATCGCAAAAGCCATCAGCTCGCGAAACCCGCGCGTTTTAGCGGTACTGCGTGCGATGTATGATAACATCGAGACGCCGCTGACTTTGGACGAGTTGGCGCAACATGCTGGCATCTCGCGCCGTCAGATTGAACGCCAGTTTAAGCAGTTGCTGGATGAAGCCCCTGCTCAGACCTATCGCAACATCCGACTAGATCGCGCAAGGACGCTGCTCATGGAAACAGATCTGACCGTGTTAGAGGTTGCGATGGCTGCGGGGTTCAATTCCAACGGTGTCTTTTCCCGCCATTTCAAAACAAGGTATGGGGAAACCCCTTACGGGCATCGCGGCCACAAAAAATCCAATTCTTCGTAA
- a CDS encoding phytanoyl-CoA dioxygenase family protein yields the protein MTHPLITQEHIDDYQRDGVVLVKGLFKDQVEELRAGVARNMAEPGPYAAENLKEGEGGRFFDDYCNWTRIPEFQSAIKASPAAAVAAELMGSKTVQMFHDHVLVKEPGTSKPTPWHQDSPYYFVEGEQTVSFWSPLDPVRQASLRCVAGSHRWEKPVLPTRWLAETSFYPNDDDYMQVPDPDAEGMDVREYEMEPGDAVAFNYRTLHGARGNEAGTRRRAFSLRLLGDDARYVERPGPTSPPFPGHDMTAGERLRTDWFPMLLDSKT from the coding sequence ATGACGCATCCCCTTATCACCCAAGAGCATATCGACGATTATCAGCGCGACGGCGTTGTCCTTGTTAAAGGTCTGTTCAAGGATCAGGTCGAAGAACTGCGCGCAGGCGTGGCCCGTAACATGGCTGAACCAGGTCCCTATGCCGCCGAAAACCTGAAAGAAGGCGAAGGCGGCCGGTTCTTTGACGATTATTGCAATTGGACCCGCATTCCCGAATTCCAATCCGCTATCAAAGCATCCCCCGCAGCAGCGGTTGCAGCTGAATTGATGGGTTCAAAGACCGTGCAGATGTTCCATGATCATGTGCTGGTCAAAGAACCGGGCACATCAAAACCAACCCCATGGCACCAAGACAGCCCCTATTATTTCGTCGAGGGCGAACAAACAGTCAGCTTCTGGTCTCCGCTTGATCCGGTACGCCAAGCCTCGCTTCGGTGTGTGGCGGGATCGCATCGCTGGGAAAAGCCCGTGCTGCCAACGCGTTGGCTGGCTGAGACTAGCTTTTATCCAAATGATGACGATTACATGCAAGTGCCTGACCCGGATGCCGAAGGCATGGATGTGCGTGAATACGAAATGGAACCAGGTGATGCGGTGGCGTTCAACTACCGCACACTACACGGCGCGCGCGGCAACGAGGCAGGCACCCGCCGCCGCGCGTTTTCCTTGCGCCTCTTGGGTGATGACGCACGCTACGTTGAACGCCCCGGTCCAACATCGCCCCCCTTCCCTGGCCATGATATGACAGCAGGCGAACGGCTACGGACAGACTGGTTCCCGATGCTGCTAGACTCCAAAACCTAA